A genome region from Actinobacillus arthritidis includes the following:
- a CDS encoding ATP-binding protein, with product MSKFLDLNVLRFQKEGQYFDRKSARIRPRDILKHLVAFANANGGTLVIGIEDNGDISGFGVNGSHSIDEFSSIALIELRKTPILVKTERIPVLNTAGVSDEILQITVDVSSDRVIENYDNKVYLRQDDKSIELNFEQITQLTYDRGQRYFEDEIVEDSSMDDIDDEILAKYRALMRLDNLSILDILSARNFIKNGHLTHAGVLLFSKNPTKYLPQARLRVIKYDGNNAQVGQSLNIIKEKNFEGNIPKVISEVKSFVADQLREFQYLDHNGTFKIMPEYPEFAWFEGIVNALVHRNYAIRGDHIKVLIFDNRLEIHSPGLLPNIVTLQNMKTQRFSRNPRIARILSEFGWVKEMNEGVKRIYSEMENFYLKQPIYFEQNHSLILTLENNILNRALRVKDSLEALITSDTFNDLSGYEKEILSYIYTNKKITVKDGIEILNKSNTFVRNKFKHLEKLGILKWNGSNPTDPTQYYALAEKYSS from the coding sequence ATGAGTAAATTCTTAGATTTAAACGTTCTAAGATTTCAAAAAGAAGGACAATATTTTGATCGTAAAAGTGCAAGAATAAGACCGAGAGATATATTAAAACATTTGGTCGCTTTTGCGAATGCTAACGGTGGAACTCTCGTAATCGGTATTGAAGATAATGGAGATATCAGTGGCTTTGGGGTTAATGGTTCACATTCGATAGATGAATTTTCATCTATCGCACTCATAGAATTACGAAAAACGCCCATTCTCGTCAAAACCGAGCGGATTCCCGTCTTAAATACAGCCGGAGTAAGTGATGAAATTCTACAGATTACTGTTGATGTATCAAGCGATCGTGTTATAGAGAACTATGACAATAAAGTTTATTTAAGACAAGATGATAAAAGTATTGAACTTAACTTTGAACAAATTACTCAATTAACTTATGATCGAGGACAACGATATTTTGAGGATGAAATCGTTGAAGATTCATCAATGGATGATATTGATGACGAGATTCTGGCAAAATATCGTGCTTTAATGCGCTTAGATAACCTCTCTATATTAGATATACTCTCAGCAAGGAACTTTATAAAAAACGGGCATTTAACGCACGCCGGAGTGCTATTATTTAGTAAAAACCCAACTAAATACTTACCACAAGCCCGTTTAAGAGTAATCAAATATGACGGTAATAATGCTCAAGTCGGTCAAAGTTTAAATATCATTAAAGAAAAAAATTTTGAAGGGAATATTCCTAAAGTTATTTCTGAAGTTAAAAGTTTCGTGGCGGATCAATTAAGAGAATTTCAATATCTCGATCATAACGGTACTTTCAAGATTATGCCGGAATACCCCGAATTTGCTTGGTTTGAAGGAATTGTGAATGCTTTAGTCCATAGAAATTATGCGATTAGAGGAGATCATATCAAAGTATTAATATTTGATAATCGCTTAGAAATTCATAGTCCCGGATTGCTTCCGAATATTGTTACCCTACAAAATATGAAAACACAAAGATTCTCTAGAAATCCTCGTATAGCAAGAATCTTATCCGAGTTTGGCTGGGTAAAAGAAATGAATGAAGGCGTGAAAAGAATATATTCGGAAATGGAGAATTTTTATCTAAAACAACCAATATATTTTGAACAAAACCATTCACTCATACTCACGTTAGAAAACAATATATTAAATCGAGCTTTAAGAGTTAAGGATTCTTTAGAAGCATTAATCACATCTGATACATTTAATGATTTAAGTGGATATGAGAAAGAAATCCTAAGCTATATTTATACCAACAAAAAAATTACTGTGAAAGATGGCATAGAGATACTCAATAAAAGTAATACTTTTGTAAGAAATAAATTTAAACATCTTGAAAAGCTAGGTATTCTAAAATGGAACGGGTCTAATCCTACAGATCCTACGCAATATTATGCTTTAGCTGAAAAATATAGTTCATAG
- the rplA gene encoding 50S ribosomal protein L1, which yields MAKLTKKMKAIKAGVDSTKAYEINEAIAVLKQFATAKFVESVDVAVNLGIDPRKSDQNVRGATVLPHGTGRTARVAVFTQGANAEAAKAAGADLVGMEDLAEQIKKGEMNFDVVIASPDAMRVVGQLGQVLGPRGLMPNPKVGTVTPNVAEAVKNAKSGQIRYRNDKNGIIHTTIGKADFSPEQLKDNLVALLAALNKAKPTTAKGIFIKKVSISTTMGAGVAVDQASL from the coding sequence ATGGCTAAATTGACTAAAAAAATGAAAGCAATTAAAGCTGGCGTAGATTCTACTAAAGCTTACGAAATCAACGAAGCGATCGCAGTTTTAAAACAATTCGCAACAGCTAAATTCGTTGAAAGCGTAGACGTAGCGGTGAACTTAGGTATCGACCCTCGTAAATCAGACCAAAACGTACGTGGTGCAACAGTATTACCACACGGTACAGGTCGTACAGCTCGCGTAGCAGTATTCACACAAGGCGCGAACGCAGAAGCGGCTAAAGCGGCAGGCGCTGATTTAGTAGGTATGGAAGATTTAGCAGAGCAAATCAAGAAAGGCGAAATGAACTTTGACGTTGTTATCGCTTCTCCGGATGCAATGCGTGTTGTAGGTCAATTAGGTCAAGTATTAGGTCCACGCGGCTTAATGCCAAACCCGAAAGTTGGTACTGTAACGCCAAACGTTGCTGAAGCAGTTAAAAATGCTAAATCAGGTCAGATCCGTTACCGTAACGACAAAAATGGTATTATCCATACAACTATCGGTAAAGCAGACTTCTCACCTGAACAATTAAAAGATAACTTAGTTGCGTTATTAGCGGCGTTAAACAAAGCTAAACCAACAACAGCTAAAGGTATCTTCATCAAGAAAGTAAGCATCTCTACAACTATGGGTGCTGGTGTTGCTGTTGATCAAGCATCACTTTAA
- the nusG gene encoding transcription termination/antitermination protein NusG codes for MSEVENTEVTKMRWYVLQAFSGFENRVAVTLREYIKLHQMEDQFGEVLVPTEEVVENVGGKRRRTERKFFPGYVLVQMEMNDDTWHLVKSVPRVMGFIGGTADKPAPISKREADRILNRVQETAEKPRDRNEYQPGENVRVTEGPFADFTGTVEEVDYEKGRLKVSVSIFGRATPVELEFGQVEKQS; via the coding sequence ATGAGCGAAGTAGAAAATACAGAAGTAACAAAAATGCGTTGGTATGTATTACAAGCATTTTCAGGTTTTGAAAACCGTGTTGCAGTAACATTGCGTGAATATATCAAGTTACACCAAATGGAAGATCAGTTCGGCGAAGTATTAGTGCCGACTGAAGAAGTTGTTGAAAACGTAGGTGGTAAACGTCGCCGTACCGAACGTAAATTCTTCCCAGGCTACGTGTTAGTACAAATGGAAATGAATGACGACACATGGCATTTAGTAAAAAGTGTGCCGCGTGTAATGGGTTTTATCGGCGGTACAGCGGATAAACCTGCACCGATTTCTAAACGCGAAGCGGATCGTATTTTAAATCGTGTTCAAGAAACGGCGGAAAAACCACGTGATCGTAACGAATATCAACCGGGCGAAAATGTTCGTGTCACCGAAGGTCCGTTCGCAGACTTTACCGGTACGGTTGAAGAAGTGGATTACGAAAAAGGCCGCTTAAAAGTGTCTGTATCTATCTTCGGACGTGCAACTCCGGTTGAACTTGAGTTCGGCCAGGTAGAAAAACAATCGTAA
- the def gene encoding peptide deformylase, which produces MSVLEVVLYPDEGLAKVCEPVAQVDNELNQFIDDMFDTMYEHEGIGLAAPQVGVLKRVITIDIEGDKTNQVVLINPEILESSGETGIEEGCLSIPGHRALVPRKEKVKVKALNRKGEEVIYEADGLFAICIQHEIDHLNGVLFVDHISALKRQRIKEKMQKLKKQIERAK; this is translated from the coding sequence ATGTCAGTTTTAGAAGTTGTACTTTACCCGGATGAAGGGTTAGCAAAAGTGTGTGAGCCTGTTGCACAGGTGGACAATGAATTAAATCAGTTCATTGATGATATGTTTGACACAATGTACGAACACGAAGGTATCGGTCTTGCCGCACCGCAAGTGGGCGTATTAAAACGTGTTATTACGATTGATATTGAAGGCGATAAAACTAACCAAGTGGTACTGATTAACCCGGAGATTTTAGAATCGAGTGGCGAAACCGGTATCGAAGAAGGCTGTTTATCGATCCCCGGTCATCGTGCGTTAGTGCCACGTAAAGAAAAAGTGAAAGTAAAAGCGTTAAACCGTAAAGGCGAAGAGGTGATTTACGAGGCGGACGGCTTATTCGCTATCTGTATCCAACACGAAATCGACCATCTCAACGGTGTGCTGTTCGTGGATCACATCTCTGCACTTAAACGCCAACGCATTAAAGAAAAAATGCAAAAACTCAAAAAACAAATTGAGCGTGCTAAGTAA
- a CDS encoding PTS sugar transporter subunit IIB, with product MKIMAVCGNGIGSSFMMEMNIKKVLKKLNVEAEVGHTDLASVTADDADIFVMGKDIASSATSLPAERIIIVTNLISPVEFEEKLTAYFNR from the coding sequence ATGAAAATTATGGCTGTATGTGGTAATGGTATCGGTAGTAGCTTTATGATGGAAATGAACATCAAAAAAGTCTTGAAAAAATTAAATGTGGAAGCAGAAGTCGGTCATACGGATCTTGCCTCGGTAACAGCAGATGATGCGGATATTTTTGTGATGGGTAAAGATATTGCCAGCAGTGCAACCAGCTTACCAGCAGAACGCATTATTATTGTAACTAATTTAATTAGCCCGGTTGAATTTGAAGAAAAACTTACCGCTTACTTCAATCGCTAA
- a CDS encoding PTS ascorbate transporter subunit IIC, producing the protein MDSILFFLLDILKVPSILVGLIALTGLLLQKKSLPDTIKGTVKTILGFLVLSGGATVLLSSLTPLGGMFEHAFNVQGIIPNNEAVVSMAMEKFGTATALIMAFGMVANIIVARFTRLKFVFLTGHHTFFMACMVAVILVVAGFEGVQLVFTGALTLGLIMGFFPTIAHRYMKKITGSDDVALGHFGTIAYVLSGAIGQLVGKGSKSTEEMNLPKNLSFLRDSSISISLTMMAIYVFLALASGNEYVSQNYSNGQHYVVYAIIQAITFATGVFVILQGVRLVLAEIVPAFTGFSEKLVPDAKPALDCPIVFPYAPNAVLIGFLASFAGGVVGLAVLGQLNWVLILPGVVPHFFCGATAGVFGNATGGRRGAIIGAFAHGILITFLPVFLLPVLGSLGFANTTFSDADFGGVGIVLGYMAQVFNKDVITAIIVGLFALLVAYNYLAKKPAKDTE; encoded by the coding sequence ATGGACTCTATACTTTTCTTCCTGTTAGATATTTTAAAAGTACCGTCAATTCTGGTCGGTTTAATTGCGTTAACCGGTTTACTTTTACAGAAAAAATCCTTACCGGATACCATTAAAGGTACAGTAAAAACCATTTTAGGATTTCTTGTATTAAGTGGTGGTGCAACCGTTTTATTAAGTTCGCTTACGCCTCTCGGTGGTATGTTTGAACACGCATTTAACGTGCAAGGCATTATTCCGAATAATGAAGCGGTTGTATCCATGGCAATGGAAAAATTCGGGACAGCAACAGCACTCATTATGGCATTCGGTATGGTTGCCAATATTATTGTTGCACGTTTTACTCGTTTGAAATTCGTTTTCCTGACCGGACACCACACTTTCTTTATGGCGTGTATGGTAGCGGTTATTTTAGTGGTTGCGGGCTTTGAAGGGGTTCAACTTGTCTTTACCGGTGCATTAACACTCGGTTTAATTATGGGCTTCTTCCCAACAATTGCTCATCGCTATATGAAAAAAATTACCGGTAGCGATGATGTCGCATTAGGTCACTTCGGTACTATCGCTTATGTGCTTTCCGGTGCAATCGGTCAATTAGTCGGTAAAGGTTCAAAATCTACCGAAGAAATGAATTTGCCGAAAAACTTAAGTTTCCTACGTGACAGTTCTATTTCTATTTCGCTTACGATGATGGCGATCTATGTGTTCTTAGCTCTTGCATCCGGTAACGAATATGTTTCGCAAAACTATAGTAACGGTCAACATTATGTGGTTTATGCGATTATTCAAGCGATTACTTTTGCGACCGGTGTATTCGTTATTTTACAAGGCGTGCGTCTTGTATTAGCGGAAATTGTACCGGCATTTACCGGTTTCTCCGAAAAATTAGTCCCGGATGCAAAACCGGCATTAGACTGCCCGATTGTTTTCCCTTATGCACCTAATGCGGTATTAATCGGCTTCTTAGCCAGCTTTGCCGGTGGTGTCGTCGGATTAGCGGTGTTAGGTCAATTAAATTGGGTATTAATTTTACCGGGTGTTGTACCCCACTTCTTCTGTGGTGCAACTGCTGGTGTGTTCGGTAACGCAACCGGTGGTCGTCGTGGTGCAATTATTGGTGCATTTGCACACGGCATCTTAATCACCTTCTTACCGGTGTTCTTATTACCTGTTCTCGGTTCATTGGGTTTTGCCAATACAACATTCTCTGATGCGGATTTCGGTGGTGTCGGTATCGTATTAGGCTATATGGCACAAGTATTTAATAAGGATGTGATTACTGCGATTATTGTCGGATTATTTGCTCTTTTAGTTGCTTACAACTACCTTGCTAAAAAGCCAGCAAAAGATACTGAGTAA
- a CDS encoding OPT family oligopeptide transporter has translation MNNPTTLRELTLRGMILGALITVVFTASNVYLGLKVGMTFASSIPATVISMAVLKMFKGSNILENNMVQTQASSAGTLSSVIFVIPALLMMGYWQNFPFWQTLLICISGGILGVIFTVPLRNVMVVKSDLPYPEGVAATEILKAGDESDNKDSGIKEIVSGGLLATFVSFLTNGLRVVADGASYWFKGGNAIFQLPMGFSFALLGAGYLVGMMGGIAMLVGTIFTWGVAVPYFTATTPMPADADMISFAMVLWKSNVRFIGVGTIAIAAIWTLLVLFKPMVQGMSQAFRALKDPALQNVDRTAQDLSPKTMLYTILASIILIIIALVSFLQPVGLPMELAFLLVVLCTILAVVVGFLVAAASGYMAGLVGSSSSPISGIGIISIVIISVILMMVGNVAGLMENADGQRFLTALTIFTASIVFCVSTISNDNLQDLKTGYLVKATPWRQQFALIIGCIVGALVITPVLEILYHAYGFAGAMPREGMDAAQALSAPQATIMMTISNGIFSNSLEWTYILVGVAFGICLIIVDTLLKKASAGRLGLPTLAVGIGIYLPPVVNVPLIIGALLSWLVNRHIQRYAKRSGKDVEATSKKAERYGTLFATGLIVGESLVGVLLAFVIAGSVTSGGSDAPLALNLKNWGGMAELLGLTLFVIGCIIFARRVLQAKK, from the coding sequence ATGAATAATCCTACTACTCTACGAGAACTTACCCTAAGGGGTATGATTTTGGGGGCGTTAATTACTGTGGTATTTACCGCTTCTAATGTTTATTTAGGACTGAAAGTGGGGATGACGTTTGCATCATCGATTCCTGCGACAGTTATCTCAATGGCTGTACTCAAAATGTTTAAGGGATCAAATATCCTTGAAAACAATATGGTACAAACGCAAGCCTCATCTGCCGGTACACTTTCTTCGGTAATCTTTGTGATTCCGGCATTATTAATGATGGGCTATTGGCAAAACTTCCCGTTTTGGCAAACCTTACTTATCTGTATTTCCGGTGGAATTTTAGGGGTGATTTTTACCGTACCGTTACGTAATGTGATGGTGGTAAAAAGTGACTTACCTTATCCGGAAGGCGTTGCCGCGACTGAAATCTTAAAAGCCGGTGATGAAAGCGATAATAAAGACAGCGGTATTAAAGAAATCGTATCCGGTGGTTTATTAGCGACTTTTGTGAGCTTTCTGACAAACGGCTTACGTGTCGTTGCCGACGGTGCAAGCTACTGGTTTAAAGGCGGTAATGCAATATTCCAATTACCAATGGGCTTCTCTTTTGCCTTACTCGGTGCCGGTTATTTAGTCGGTATGATGGGCGGTATCGCGATGTTAGTTGGTACGATCTTTACTTGGGGCGTGGCAGTACCTTACTTTACTGCAACAACACCAATGCCTGCCGATGCGGATATGATTAGCTTTGCGATGGTTTTATGGAAAAGCAATGTTCGCTTTATCGGGGTCGGTACGATTGCGATTGCGGCAATCTGGACTTTACTCGTGCTATTTAAACCAATGGTACAAGGTATGTCGCAAGCATTCCGTGCATTGAAAGATCCAGCATTACAAAATGTTGATCGTACCGCACAAGATCTGTCGCCAAAAACCATGCTTTATACCATTTTAGCGAGTATTATTTTAATCATTATCGCTTTAGTGAGCTTCTTACAACCGGTCGGTTTACCGATGGAATTAGCGTTCTTATTAGTTGTACTTTGTACGATTTTAGCGGTGGTAGTCGGCTTCTTAGTCGCGGCGGCATCTGGTTATATGGCAGGTTTAGTCGGTTCGTCCTCAAGCCCAATTTCAGGTATCGGTATCATCTCAATCGTGATTATTTCGGTAATTTTGATGATGGTCGGTAATGTTGCCGGCTTAATGGAAAATGCGGACGGACAACGTTTCTTAACTGCATTAACTATTTTCACCGCATCAATCGTCTTCTGTGTTTCGACAATTTCAAACGATAACCTACAAGATTTAAAAACCGGTTATTTAGTCAAAGCAACACCGTGGCGTCAACAGTTTGCGTTAATTATCGGTTGTATCGTCGGTGCATTAGTTATCACACCGGTATTGGAAATCCTTTACCACGCATACGGTTTTGCCGGTGCAATGCCACGTGAGGGAATGGATGCGGCACAAGCACTTTCTGCACCGCAAGCTACCATTATGATGACTATTTCCAACGGTATTTTCTCAAACAGCCTTGAATGGACTTACATTTTAGTCGGTGTCGCTTTCGGTATCTGTTTAATTATCGTGGATACCTTACTGAAAAAAGCGAGTGCAGGTCGTTTAGGTTTACCAACTTTAGCCGTGGGTATCGGTATTTACTTACCACCGGTGGTAAACGTACCGTTAATTATCGGTGCATTACTTTCTTGGTTGGTTAATCGTCATATTCAACGCTATGCAAAACGTAGTGGTAAAGATGTCGAAGCCACAAGTAAAAAAGCGGAACGTTATGGAACGCTTTTCGCGACCGGTTTAATCGTGGGTGAAAGTTTAGTCGGCGTACTGTTAGCCTTTGTGATCGCTGGTTCTGTGACTTCGGGTGGTTCTGACGCACCGTTAGCGTTAAATCTCAAAAACTGGGGCGGTATGGCAGAATTACTTGGTTTAACACTATTTGTGATCGGTTGTATTATTTTCGCTCGTCGTGTATTGCAAGCGAAAAAATAA
- the secE gene encoding preprotein translocase subunit SecE, translated as MATEINKKAPEQIEEKGVKSKGVNGALWFVAIALLAVVAIGNAYFASHFSLVVRVLLLVVLIVGAVVLAAITNQGQKAIGFIKESRTELRKIIWPTRPEATQTTLIVLAMCVVVSLVLWGIDSIIVTLVTFLTNLRF; from the coding sequence ATGGCAACTGAGATTAACAAGAAAGCCCCTGAACAGATCGAAGAAAAGGGCGTTAAAAGTAAGGGTGTAAACGGGGCATTATGGTTTGTCGCGATTGCATTACTTGCTGTAGTCGCGATTGGTAATGCGTATTTTGCATCGCATTTTTCATTAGTTGTACGCGTATTATTACTTGTCGTATTAATCGTTGGTGCGGTTGTACTTGCAGCAATCACTAACCAAGGTCAAAAAGCGATTGGCTTTATCAAAGAATCTCGTACAGAGCTTAGAAAAATTATTTGGCCAACTCGCCCAGAAGCGACCCAAACTACATTAATTGTGTTAGCAATGTGTGTGGTGGTTTCGTTAGTATTATGGGGTATCGACTCTATTATCGTTACGTTGGTTACGTTTTTAACAAATTTAAGGTTCTAA
- a CDS encoding LacI family DNA-binding transcriptional regulator: MANESTRTRKTSGRITLADVAKFVGVGQMTVSRALRTPEAVSEPLRKKIEQAVVELGYVPNVVARQLASASSQNLVIVTSSITSTENNLILSALRQSLAKLELQIVILVADQPSWLQELINHTPQAIVLLNLDCPLNAAEWIKKSHIPTVEIGHKKSTPIDMSVGIDSKVAMKTMIDFLVDKGHRQIGLLAAKHDLSIFQHYLESWRTTLLSKHLDPQLVRYATDDISFSSGVQLFNDAYLEWGNIDALVFLSDELACGALYEALRRHISVPKDIAVVGLGGLDVGSVSYPNLTTIAIPYEQMGKVAGKQLLARLTQETVTEKDRIVELPIKLLIRNSV, encoded by the coding sequence ATGGCAAATGAATCAACAAGAACAAGGAAAACATCGGGAAGAATAACACTAGCGGATGTTGCAAAGTTTGTTGGTGTCGGTCAAATGACGGTTTCAAGGGCATTACGTACACCTGAAGCCGTTTCTGAGCCGCTACGTAAAAAGATTGAACAGGCTGTTGTCGAATTAGGCTATGTGCCGAATGTTGTCGCTAGACAACTTGCATCGGCTTCCTCACAAAATTTAGTGATTGTGACATCATCAATTACTTCGACCGAAAATAACTTGATTTTATCGGCTTTACGCCAAAGTTTAGCGAAATTGGAATTACAAATCGTGATATTGGTTGCGGATCAACCGTCTTGGTTACAAGAGCTGATTAATCATACACCACAAGCAATTGTACTATTAAATTTAGATTGTCCGCTAAATGCGGCGGAATGGATTAAAAAAAGCCATATACCAACAGTTGAAATCGGTCATAAAAAATCAACACCGATAGATATGAGTGTAGGTATCGACAGTAAAGTCGCAATGAAAACGATGATCGATTTTTTGGTAGATAAAGGCCATCGACAAATCGGTTTATTGGCGGCTAAACACGATCTTTCCATTTTCCAACATTATTTGGAAAGTTGGCGAACAACCTTATTAAGTAAACATTTAGACCCGCAATTAGTGCGGTATGCTACGGATGACATTTCATTTTCCTCAGGCGTACAATTATTTAATGACGCTTATTTGGAATGGGGAAATATTGATGCATTAGTCTTTTTATCGGATGAATTGGCGTGTGGTGCATTGTATGAAGCGTTAAGACGACATATTTCCGTCCCTAAAGATATTGCGGTAGTCGGATTGGGTGGTTTAGATGTCGGTAGCGTGTCTTACCCAAATTTAACCACGATTGCTATTCCTTATGAACAAATGGGCAAAGTTGCCGGTAAGCAATTACTCGCAAGACTGACACAAGAAACGGTGACGGAAAAAGATCGCATTGTGGAATTGCCGATAAAACTGTTAATCAGGAACAGTGTTTAG
- the rfaD gene encoding ADP-glyceromanno-heptose 6-epimerase, producing MIIVTGGFGMIGSNIVKALNEIGRKDILVVDNLKNGEKFVNLVDLDIADYCDKEDFIASIIAGDDFGDIDAVFHEGACSATTEWDGKYLMHNNYEYSKELLHFCLDRQIPFFYASSAATYGGRSDNFIEERKFEQPLNAYGYSKFLFDEYVRQVLPEADSPVCGFKYFNVYGPREQHKGSMASVAFHLNNQMLKGENPKLFEGSETFLRDFVYVEDVAKVNIWAWQNGISGIYNLGTGKAESFQAVAQAVIDFHGKGEIEKIPFPDHLKSRYQTFTQADLTKLRATGYTGTFKTVAEGTKEYMAWLNR from the coding sequence ATGATTATCGTAACAGGCGGCTTTGGTATGATCGGTAGTAATATCGTCAAAGCATTAAATGAAATCGGCAGAAAAGATATTCTTGTTGTAGATAACTTAAAAAACGGCGAAAAATTCGTAAATTTAGTAGATTTAGATATTGCGGATTATTGTGATAAAGAAGATTTTATCGCTTCGATCATTGCCGGCGATGATTTCGGCGATATTGATGCGGTATTCCACGAAGGTGCTTGCTCGGCAACCACCGAATGGGACGGCAAATACTTAATGCACAATAACTACGAATATTCAAAAGAGTTATTACATTTCTGTTTAGATCGCCAAATTCCGTTCTTCTACGCATCAAGTGCGGCAACTTACGGTGGCCGTTCGGATAACTTTATCGAAGAGCGTAAATTTGAACAACCGCTCAATGCTTACGGTTACTCAAAATTCCTATTTGACGAATATGTACGCCAAGTTTTACCGGAAGCGGATTCGCCGGTATGCGGTTTTAAATATTTCAACGTGTACGGCCCACGTGAACAACACAAAGGCTCAATGGCAAGCGTAGCGTTCCACTTAAACAATCAAATGCTGAAAGGCGAAAACCCTAAATTATTCGAAGGCTCAGAAACCTTCTTACGTGATTTTGTGTATGTGGAAGACGTGGCAAAAGTGAATATCTGGGCGTGGCAAAACGGTATTTCCGGCATTTATAACCTCGGTACCGGCAAAGCGGAATCGTTCCAAGCGGTAGCACAAGCGGTGATCGACTTCCACGGCAAAGGCGAAATCGAAAAAATCCCATTCCCAGATCATTTAAAGTCTCGCTACCAAACCTTCACCCAAGCGGATCTAACCAAACTCCGTGCGACAGGCTATACAGGTACATTCAAAACCGTAGCCGAAGGTACGAAAGAATATATGGCGTGGTTAAATCGTTAA
- the dprA gene encoding DNA-processing protein DprA, which yields MPQIALLKLLQIPQLGARRIARLLSEVDFAQFCQYDKCQLQQIGWNEKQIQRWFNPEMRWIESALAWAEQPNQHLLSLFDEEYPFLLRQISTAPPVLFVRGSVSSLSLPQIAIVGSRDFSAYGEYWACYFSEQLIKHHLAVTSGLAIGIDGFCHQRAVAERGITIAVLGSGLDQVYPARHKKLAEQIIESGGALVSEFFPNQPPLAENFPRRNRIISGLSLGTLVVEATLNSGTLITARYALEQGREVFALPNSVQNPYAQGCHKLIKEGALLTETIEDILQAIQYQLPDQPRQQVLFEPQQAVEKAPFFAKADVPNKNNHLAKKLPELTACQQQIVEHIGLDPISIDELAKAISLEVETLLVELLDLELLNVIKQVSGGYVRQ from the coding sequence ATGCCACAAATCGCTTTACTGAAATTACTACAAATTCCGCAACTAGGGGCGCGACGAATAGCTCGTCTGTTGTCCGAAGTGGATTTTGCCCAATTTTGCCAATATGACAAATGTCAATTACAACAAATAGGTTGGAACGAGAAACAGATTCAACGCTGGTTCAATCCGGAAATGCGTTGGATTGAGAGCGCATTAGCGTGGGCGGAACAACCGAATCAACATTTATTGAGCTTATTTGATGAGGAATATCCGTTTTTATTACGGCAAATCAGCACCGCACCACCGGTGTTATTTGTCAGAGGTTCTGTAAGCAGTTTGAGTTTACCGCAAATTGCGATTGTTGGTAGCCGAGATTTTTCTGCCTATGGAGAATATTGGGCATGCTATTTTAGCGAGCAACTGATTAAACATCATTTGGCGGTAACCAGCGGACTTGCGATCGGTATAGACGGCTTTTGTCATCAGCGAGCGGTAGCGGAACGGGGTATTACGATTGCTGTGCTGGGTAGCGGTTTAGATCAAGTCTATCCGGCAAGACACAAAAAATTGGCGGAACAGATTATTGAAAGCGGCGGGGCGTTGGTGTCGGAATTTTTCCCGAATCAACCGCCGCTTGCCGAGAATTTTCCTCGTCGTAATCGGATTATCAGCGGTTTATCACTTGGTACATTAGTGGTGGAAGCTACATTAAATAGTGGCACGCTGATTACCGCTCGTTATGCGTTGGAGCAAGGGCGAGAAGTTTTTGCACTTCCTAATTCGGTACAAAACCCGTATGCACAAGGCTGTCATAAATTGATCAAAGAAGGAGCACTTTTAACTGAGACGATAGAGGATATTTTACAGGCGATTCAATATCAACTGCCGGATCAGCCTCGGCAACAGGTGCTGTTTGAGCCGCAACAAGCGGTCGAAAAAGCCCCATTTTTTGCAAAAGCTGATGTGCCGAATAAGAACAATCATCTTGCAAAAAAATTGCCGGAATTGACCGCTTGTCAGCAACAAATTGTGGAACATATCGGTCTTGATCCGATTTCGATTGATGAGTTGGCAAAGGCGATTTCATTAGAAGTGGAAACGCTATTAGTCGAGTTACTTGATTTAGAATTGTTGAATGTAATTAAGCAGGTAAGTGGTGGCTATGTCAGACAATAA